One genomic segment of Esox lucius isolate fEsoLuc1 chromosome 15, fEsoLuc1.pri, whole genome shotgun sequence includes these proteins:
- the kif28 gene encoding kinesin-like protein KIF28P — translation MRAKAADMPGKDCVKVAVRVRPFNKRERDAGSRCIISMASNIITIQDPRNGQVPRSFCFDYAFWSHSGFTRDRSGLYVPEEPGGRYADQGSVFQDLGEGILENALQGYNATLLAYGQTGSGKSYSMVGYGPNKGLVPTLCDRLFQAIRANQDSRQCQVFFSMLEIYNEQVVDLLSRGSRTPGGLRVREELQRGFYVEGLRRVPCDGAPQVEQLMEQGTRTRTTAATHMNANSSRSHMLIILQLKQIFCKESITKQSNINLVDLAGSERQRASGSEADRLKEGTAINLSLTTLGNVISALADVAVGKKVVHIPYRDSVLTKLLQSALGGNSRTVMIAALSPADICYEESMSTLRYADRAKRIQNRPVVNESPTERLVKELKAENARLIVWRKSGEAKSPSCLKAIQMLWEQHLQEALKDWEQQYATITQERRMMQMYPYLLNINEDTQLSGVVKLFIQDGDWDIGLSDSSPRSISIKGLGIQNRHAVFSNVQRRVSLTPLAGSKVIINGTLVSQKTELQHLDRLILGSNSTYLFIGYPSERGGDDWSRYDYDYFQSELAAAEGIHLHTLCDSGAGPGKTDPSLLAVFYDYIKLMPMVAEANQMSQELQKGVEFKLEIKNLALSDSKGHDLEKEIAVRVTSQENKQVWLWSKAKFVNRKFLMEELYQQHAGEGAGRAPMPRDRDPFWDPLEPLLLGKAHLWLQSLAFRIALEEQLEVLGSEGTEEAILQVQLIPCNPTGLPLEEDDILIDPSELLGRRLDFQLVLDQCCGLRWIKQARNRGIQIGFRMFNSAQPFYTPAVWHNVNPLLDQRVHFTSLHTSQGLLEHLQTSALVLELWGLQEGCRDMLSSLEGVKMTPEGCFIIDRTETPDTPATLDPVPEVSCSMRALQLDVEELRNTNAALRTENHTLKEQLNTARTECGRGRSERRGSSVRPSCDAEFARALKVFYHSMTSVRGQLQRLRRHRPSEDSDLLGLRLFVDEQSGLLCDFSELLEQSVSSLKQDVAAIVRRKRERSGIWP, via the exons ATGAGGGCTAAAGCCGCCGACATGCCGGGGAAAGACTGTGTCAAAGTGGCCGTACGCGTCAGACCCTTCAACAAG agagagagggacgcaGGCAGTCGCTGCATTATCTCCATGGCCTCCAACATCATAACCATCCAGGACCCTCGGAACGGTCAGGTCCCCCGTTCCTTCTGCTTTGACTATGCCTTCTGGTCCCACAGCGGTTTCACCCGGGACCGCTCCGGCCTGTACGTACCTGAGGAGCCTGGAGGACGATACGCTGACCAG GGCAGTGTGTTCCAGGACCTGGGGGAGGGAATCCTGGAGAACGCTTTACAGGGTTACAACGCCACTCTGCTGGCCTACGGGCAGACAGGCTCAGGGAAGAGCTACTCCATGGTGGGGTACGGACCCAATAAGGGCCTGGTCCCCACCCTCTGTGACAGACTGTTTCAGGCCATAAGGGCCAACCAGGACAGTCGAcagtgtcag GTCTTTTTCAGCATGTTGGAAATATACAATGAACAG gTGGTTGACCTGTTGTCACGGGGGTCTCGGACTCCGGGCGGCCTGCGTGTCCGAGAGGAGCTGCAGAGGGGCTTCTACGTGGAGGGGCTCCGTAGGGTCCCCTGTGATGGTGCCCCACAG GTGGAGCAGCTGATGGAGCAGGGGACGAGGACTCGCACCACCGCCGCCACACACATGAATGCCAACAGTAGCCGCTCACACATGCTTATCATACTCCAGCTGAAACAG ATCTTCTGTAAGGAGAGCATCACCAAGCAGTCCAACATCAATCTCGTGGACCTGGCCGGCAGTGAGAGACAGCGAGCGTCGGGCTCCGAGGCCGACCGGCTCAAAGAAGGCACGGCCATCAACCTCAGCCTCACCACCCTGGGCAACGTCATCAG TGCCCTGGCTGATGTAGCTGTAGGAAAGAAGGTTGTCCACATCCCCTATAGAGACTCTGTCCTCACCAAGCTGCTGCAGTCTGCCCTGGGTGGAAACAGCCGGACTGTCATG ATCGCAGCTTTGAGTCCAGCCGACATCTGCTATGAAGAGTCCATGTCAACCCTGCGCTATGCTGACAG ggCGAAGCGTATTCAGAACCGCCCAGTGGTGAATGAGAGTCCCACAGAGCGCCTCGTGAAGGAGCTGAAGGCTGAGAACGCCAGGCTGAT agtctggaggaagagtggagaggcaaaGAGTCCAAGTTGCTTAAA AGCCATCCAGATGCTCTGGGAACAACATCTACAAGAGGCCTTGAAGGACTGGGAGCAGCAGTACGCTACAatcacacag gaACGGAGGATGATGCAGATGTATCCGTACCTGTTGAACATCAACGAAGACACTCAGCTGTCAGGGGTGGTCAAGCTCTTCATCCAGGATG GAGACTGGGATATAGGGCTGTCTGACTCTTCACCCAGATCCATCTCAATCAAAGGCCTAGG GATCCAGAATCGTCACGCTGTGTTCAGTAACGTCCAGCGCAGAGTGTCTCTTACCCCACTGGCCGGGTCAAAGGTCATCATCAACGGAACACTCGTCTCCCAAAAGACTGAGTTGCAGCATCTG GACCGACTCATCCTGGGTTCTAACAGCACCTATCTGTTCATTGGCTACCCATCTGAGAGGGGCGGGGACGACTGGAGTCGCTATGATTACGATTACTTCCAGTCTGAGCTGGCAGCTGCTGAGGGCATTCACCTTCATACACTGT GTGACTCTGGTGCTGGACCCGGTAAGACTGACCCCAGTCTCCTAGCTGTGTTCTACGACTACATCAAACTGATGCCCATGGTGGCAGAGGCCAACCAAATGAGTCAGGAACTACAAAAG GGGGTGGAGTTTAAGTTGGAGATTAAGAACCTGGCGTTGTCGGACTCTAAAGGTCATGACCTGGAGAAGGAGATCGCTGTCAGAGTGACGTCGcaggaaaacaaacag GTATGGCTGTGGTCCAAGGCCAAGTTTGTCAACCGTAAGTTCCTGATGGAGGAGTTGTACCAGCAGCATGCCGGGGAGGGGGCAGGCAGGGCTCCCATGCCCAGGGACAGAGACCCTTTCTGGGATCCGCTGGAGCCCCTGCTCCTGGGCAAGGCCCACCTCTGGCTGCAGTCTCTGGCCTTCCGTATCGCCCTGGAGGAACAGCTGGAG GTGTTGGGGTCAGAGGGCACAGAAGAGGCCATATTGCAGGTTCAGCTCATCCCCTGCAACCCCACAGGATT GCCTCTGGAGGAGGACGATATCCTGATTGACCCCTCTGAGCTGCTGGGGAGACGTCTGGACTTTCAGCTGGTCCTGGATCAGTGCTGTGGGCTGCGCTGGATCAAACAGGCCAGGAACAGGGGCATTCAGATTGG GTTCAGAATGTTCAACAGCGCCCAGCCCTTCTACACTCCAGCCGTTTGGCACAATGTCAACCCCCTGCTGGACCAGCGTGTCCACTTCACCTCCCTGCACACTTCCCAGGGCCTGCTGGAACACCTGCAGACCAGTGCCCTGGTGCTTGAGCTTTGGGGCCTACAGG AGGGATGCAGAGACATGCTGTCGTCTCTGGAGGGAGTGAAGATGACCCCAGAGGGATGCTTCATCATTGACCGGACGGAGACACCTGACACCCCTGCC ACACTGGACCCTGTGCCAGAGGTCAGCTGCTCTATGAGGGCCCTACAGCTGGATGTGGAGGAGCTTAGGAACACTAATGCAGCCCTGAGGACAGAGAACCACACACTGAAGGAACAGCTCAATACAGCCAGGACCG AGTGTGGTCGTGGTCGGTCAGAGAGGCGAGGCAGCAGTGTTAGGCCCAGCTGTGATGCAGAGTTCGCCCGTGCCCTCAAAGTCTTCTACCACAGTATGACCTCTGTCAGGGGTCAACTGCAGCGCCTGCGCAGGCACCGACCCAGT GAGGACTCTGATCTTTTGGGTCTCAGGCTGTTTGTGGATGAGCAGAGTGGTCTGCTGTGTGATTTCTCTGAGCTCCTGGAGCAGAGTGTCTCGTCTCTTAAACAGGACGTGGCCGCCATTGTACGACGCAAACGGGAACGTTCAGGAATCTGGCCCTGA